A single window of Pieris rapae chromosome 4, ilPieRapa1.1, whole genome shotgun sequence DNA harbors:
- the LOC111003084 gene encoding uncharacterized protein LOC111003084 isoform X1 — protein sequence MEWFTTDNGEYRIESLSTSSFQGALNVIRESFCQDEYVSIGCGINKNPQATEELLELCADAALDGVSLVAVTTDTNEVVAVAFNKIQVQISSASERSFFEIFAEERCKEDASRSLIHFMANVDGRCNLFEKYGVDCSLEIMFLATLRKHRHKHLATHLCSISIELAKKYRHGPLAPLSVEDLGPNYSMLLPRKPITTYPKICQAIWTSEGSQKVGKALKFTVHLTVPLSEFVFDGNTYSERIGNESAFCEVAAIAL from the exons ATGGAGTGGTTCACAACAGATAACG GCGAATACAGGATTGAGTCGCTCTCAACGAGTTCGTTCCAGGGTGCATTAAAT GTTATACGTGAATCATTCTGTCAAGACGAGTATGTAAGTATCGGGTGTGGAATCAATAAAAATCCTCAAGCGACGGAAGAACTGCTGGAGTTATGCGCGGACGCAGCATTGGACGGCGTGTCCCTGGTCGCTGTTACCACAGACACAAATGAAGTTGTGGCTGTAGCCTTCAACAAAATACAG GTCCAGATATCGAGTGCCTCTGAGAGATCGTTCTTCGAAATATTTGCTGAAGAACGCTGCAAAGAGGACGCTTCTCGATCGCTCATACACTTCATGGCGAACGTTGATGGCAGATGCAACTTGTTTGAAAA ATACGGAGTCGACTGCAGTCTTGAAATAATGTTCCTAGCCACACTCAGGAAGCACAGACACAAACACCTAGCAACACATCTCTGCAGTATATCGATTGAACTCGCAAAGAAATACCGCCACGGTCCCCTAGCGCCCCTTTCGGTCGAGGATCTTGGACCAAATTATTCAATGTTACTCCCTCGAAAACCTATCACAACCTATCCAAAGATTTGCCAAGCAATTTGGACATCGGAGGGCTCACAAAAAGTTGGCAAAGCTTTGAAATTCACTGTCCACTTGACAGTACCGCTCTCAGAATTTGTATTCGATGGAAATACTTACTCGGAGCGAATAGGAAATGAATCCGCATTCTGTGAAGTAGCGGCAATCGCTCTGTAA
- the LOC111003084 gene encoding uncharacterized protein LOC111003084 isoform X2 codes for MVIRESFCQDEYVSIGCGINKNPQATEELLELCADAALDGVSLVAVTTDTNEVVAVAFNKIQVQISSASERSFFEIFAEERCKEDASRSLIHFMANVDGRCNLFEKYGVDCSLEIMFLATLRKHRHKHLATHLCSISIELAKKYRHGPLAPLSVEDLGPNYSMLLPRKPITTYPKICQAIWTSEGSQKVGKALKFTVHLTVPLSEFVFDGNTYSERIGNESAFCEVAAIAL; via the exons ATG GTTATACGTGAATCATTCTGTCAAGACGAGTATGTAAGTATCGGGTGTGGAATCAATAAAAATCCTCAAGCGACGGAAGAACTGCTGGAGTTATGCGCGGACGCAGCATTGGACGGCGTGTCCCTGGTCGCTGTTACCACAGACACAAATGAAGTTGTGGCTGTAGCCTTCAACAAAATACAG GTCCAGATATCGAGTGCCTCTGAGAGATCGTTCTTCGAAATATTTGCTGAAGAACGCTGCAAAGAGGACGCTTCTCGATCGCTCATACACTTCATGGCGAACGTTGATGGCAGATGCAACTTGTTTGAAAA ATACGGAGTCGACTGCAGTCTTGAAATAATGTTCCTAGCCACACTCAGGAAGCACAGACACAAACACCTAGCAACACATCTCTGCAGTATATCGATTGAACTCGCAAAGAAATACCGCCACGGTCCCCTAGCGCCCCTTTCGGTCGAGGATCTTGGACCAAATTATTCAATGTTACTCCCTCGAAAACCTATCACAACCTATCCAAAGATTTGCCAAGCAATTTGGACATCGGAGGGCTCACAAAAAGTTGGCAAAGCTTTGAAATTCACTGTCCACTTGACAGTACCGCTCTCAGAATTTGTATTCGATGGAAATACTTACTCGGAGCGAATAGGAAATGAATCCGCATTCTGTGAAGTAGCGGCAATCGCTCTGTAA